A genome region from Candidatus Neomarinimicrobiota bacterium includes the following:
- the nirK gene encoding nitrite reductase, copper-containing has protein sequence MDTKRIPLWIGIWVGGIILVISLTALFRPNNLGSQARGDVQFGEPDAVFYLETAMNNGRMVFAGAAGDIDDAINPTLSVAKNDVVKIILLNGDGGTHDVAVPAFDALSDRIMRMQDATQIVFKVNAEGNFYYYCTVAGHRVAGMEGVLRVGAGSQPVAENAVSISRDPSDLPPPIDSRPPKRVQFDFVAQEVTGKLSNGASYDYYTFNGQVPGPFLRVRENDQVEIHLTNPDTNTSAHSIDFHAVTGPGGGAAVMSVSPGNEKSFTFKALKPGLYVYHCATPMVAHHIANGMYGMILVEPESGLKPVDHEFYVMQQELYTKERVGKGGHLEFDSQKLMDETPEYFVLNGAVGSLTSKYPMDVKTGETARIFFGVGGPNKVSSFHIIGEIMDAVYANGSMGTAPMQDIQTTLVAPGSATIAELEFEVPGTYKIVDHALTRVERGLIGFINVTGPQNPEIFNAGQTKMVNR, from the coding sequence ATGGATACAAAACGAATTCCACTGTGGATAGGAATCTGGGTCGGCGGGATAATTCTTGTCATCAGTCTGACGGCTCTGTTCCGTCCGAATAACCTGGGATCGCAGGCTCGTGGCGATGTTCAGTTTGGTGAGCCGGACGCCGTTTTTTACCTGGAAACTGCAATGAATAACGGGCGTATGGTCTTTGCCGGGGCTGCCGGGGATATCGATGACGCCATCAACCCTACTCTATCGGTGGCCAAAAATGATGTGGTCAAGATAATCTTATTAAACGGTGACGGTGGAACACACGACGTGGCGGTGCCGGCGTTCGATGCACTCTCCGATAGAATTATGCGAATGCAGGACGCCACGCAGATCGTGTTTAAGGTAAATGCGGAGGGCAATTTTTACTATTACTGTACGGTAGCCGGTCACCGGGTGGCCGGAATGGAAGGGGTCTTGCGCGTTGGCGCTGGATCACAACCTGTGGCGGAGAACGCAGTATCCATTTCCAGAGATCCGTCCGACCTGCCACCGCCGATTGATTCCCGGCCGCCAAAAAGAGTCCAATTCGATTTTGTGGCGCAGGAGGTAACCGGAAAATTATCAAACGGAGCTTCCTACGATTATTACACCTTCAACGGTCAGGTGCCGGGACCGTTTCTCCGGGTTCGGGAAAATGACCAGGTAGAAATTCACCTGACCAACCCGGATACCAATACTTCAGCCCATTCCATTGATTTTCACGCCGTGACCGGGCCAGGCGGTGGTGCCGCAGTCATGTCTGTCTCTCCCGGCAACGAAAAATCCTTTACATTTAAAGCGCTGAAACCCGGGCTTTACGTTTACCACTGCGCCACACCTATGGTAGCGCACCATATCGCCAACGGGATGTACGGGATGATTCTTGTTGAGCCGGAGAGTGGCCTCAAGCCTGTGGATCACGAGTTCTATGTGATGCAGCAGGAACTATATACGAAGGAGAGGGTCGGCAAGGGCGGACATCTGGAGTTCGATTCTCAGAAACTCATGGATGAGACACCGGAGTATTTCGTTCTCAATGGAGCAGTCGGTTCACTGACCTCCAAATATCCCATGGATGTGAAAACAGGCGAGACCGCCCGAATTTTCTTCGGCGTTGGCGGCCCAAACAAAGTTTCTTCGTTTCATATTATCGGGGAAATTATGGATGCGGTCTACGCGAACGGTTCCATGGGAACTGCTCCGATGCAGGATATCCAGACGACGCTGGTCGCGCCGGGTTCAGCGACTATTGCCGAATTGGAATTCGAAGTCCCAGGCACCTACAAAATTGTAGACCACGCTCTGACACGGGTCGAACGCGGCCTGATTGGATTCATCAACGTAACAGGTCCCCAAAATCCAGAGATATTCAATGCGGGACAAACCAAAATGGTAAACCGGTAA
- a CDS encoding DUF3365 domain-containing protein — MKSVHVIIILTILLIGCQSNQPDISQPDPDETVIIDSLGSRAATMLLSNLQPALLNAISEGGPVNGINVCSDTAQALTHMISQKLGDGIYVKRTTTRLRNPANAPDKFENLALKHFHEAATHTGELPSNYMQKIDSGESVFYRYYKPMQVGGLCLNCHGQPENISDPVKNILKKHYPGDNATGYNAGDFRGVVSVTIERNLN; from the coding sequence ATGAAATCCGTACACGTAATTATCATTCTCACTATTTTACTTATTGGGTGCCAGTCGAATCAACCAGACATTTCTCAACCGGACCCAGATGAAACGGTGATCATTGATTCGCTGGGCAGCAGGGCGGCTACCATGCTGCTGTCGAATCTTCAACCTGCCCTGCTAAACGCAATCTCTGAGGGCGGTCCGGTAAACGGCATTAACGTCTGCAGTGATACTGCCCAGGCTTTGACACACATGATTAGCCAAAAACTGGGTGACGGGATTTACGTGAAACGGACCACAACCAGATTACGGAATCCGGCGAATGCACCGGACAAATTTGAAAACTTAGCGCTGAAACATTTTCATGAAGCCGCTACGCATACGGGCGAATTACCTTCTAATTACATGCAAAAAATTGACTCAGGCGAGTCCGTGTTTTATCGCTACTATAAGCCGATGCAGGTCGGCGGACTCTGCCTGAACTGTCACGGTCAGCCGGAAAATATCAGCGACCCGGTGAAGAATATCCTGAAAAAACATTATCCCGGCGATAATGCCACAGGGTACAACGCCGGAGATTTTCGCGGGGTAGTGAGTGTAACGATCGAACGAAATCTGAATTGA
- a CDS encoding ABC transporter ATP-binding protein encodes MEHLITMKNVDKRYGQTTALKDVSLEIPAGKIVGLVGPNGAGKTTLLRALTGLVSYTGKISVLGMEPNRERDALMERTGVIHDVSVLPPWMKVHQILSFQESIHPRFNREQCEAHLEKTEITMKRKIKHLSKGMKTQLHLSLMLSTDSDILILDEPTHGLDILFRKEFYNTVLEDFFDQEKSIIVSTHQIEEVEHILSDVIFIRKGQVLLFDSVENLNDRFVQVAVPESNLDAVRSYNPLYETSHIGKRLVLLDGVDPEEMKKYGEVKTPALADIFVGLMGGQA; translated from the coding sequence ATGGAACATCTTATCACCATGAAAAATGTGGATAAACGGTACGGGCAGACCACCGCGCTAAAGGACGTATCTCTGGAAATCCCGGCGGGGAAGATCGTGGGACTGGTTGGCCCGAACGGAGCAGGTAAAACCACCCTTTTGAGGGCATTAACCGGATTGGTTTCCTATACCGGAAAAATTTCTGTACTCGGGATGGAACCGAACAGGGAACGGGACGCATTGATGGAGCGCACTGGCGTTATTCATGATGTCTCGGTGCTACCACCATGGATGAAGGTGCACCAGATACTCTCCTTTCAGGAATCGATCCATCCGCGATTTAACCGGGAACAGTGTGAAGCCCATCTTGAAAAAACGGAAATAACAATGAAACGGAAGATTAAACACTTGTCCAAAGGAATGAAAACCCAGCTACATCTCTCCCTCATGCTATCCACCGATTCCGATATTTTGATCCTGGACGAACCGACTCACGGACTGGATATCCTGTTTCGGAAGGAGTTCTACAATACTGTGTTAGAGGATTTCTTTGATCAGGAAAAATCCATCATCGTGTCGACGCACCAGATAGAAGAGGTGGAGCATATTCTGAGTGATGTGATTTTTATCCGGAAGGGACAGGTGTTGCTTTTTGATTCGGTGGAAAACCTGAATGACCGATTTGTGCAGGTGGCTGTTCCTGAAAGTAATTTGGACGCAGTACGCTCCTATAATCCACTATACGAAACGTCGCACATTGGAAAACGGCTGGTGTTGTTGGATGGGGTTGATCCGGAGGAAATGAAAAAGTACGGGGAAGTAAAAACGCCGGCACTTGCGGATATCTTTGTCGGATTGATGGGAGGGCAGGCATGA
- a CDS encoding GntR family transcriptional regulator — translation MQFEHDAPIYLQIAEMIRQSIMAGEIAEGEAIPSVRQISVEQNLNPQTVLNATQELINEDLIEKRRGLGMFVKKGARQRLRDSECESFKQQEIPEMVRQAKLLDISKQELLTIIENTYQGDE, via the coding sequence ATACAATTTGAGCATGACGCCCCGATATACCTACAGATTGCTGAGATGATCCGGCAATCTATTATGGCTGGGGAAATTGCGGAGGGGGAGGCCATTCCGTCAGTACGACAGATTTCGGTAGAACAAAATCTGAATCCGCAGACGGTGTTAAATGCCACGCAGGAACTAATTAATGAAGACCTTATCGAAAAACGCAGAGGATTGGGCATGTTTGTAAAAAAAGGTGCCAGGCAGCGATTAAGGGATTCAGAGTGTGAGTCTTTTAAACAGCAGGAAATTCCGGAGATGGTCCGCCAGGCGAAACTCCTGGACATTTCGAAACAGGAATTGCTGACGATCATCGAAAACACGTATCAGGGAGACGAATAA
- a CDS encoding CopD family protein, giving the protein MKTLYYISVYLHILSAMIWIGGMVFLGLVLVPVVRKPPFEKVASRLIEWTGTRFRTIGWIVLSTLVATGIINLAYRFGWAGLIDGSIFRGQFGSTLGHKLFFVGAIFITSAIHDFYVGPKATELWERGETDNASKYRKRASIFGRINLVLALFVLFFAIMLVRGTPW; this is encoded by the coding sequence GTGAAAACTCTCTACTACATCTCAGTCTACCTGCACATACTCTCCGCCATGATCTGGATCGGCGGGATGGTTTTCCTGGGATTGGTGTTGGTACCGGTGGTACGTAAACCGCCATTCGAAAAAGTGGCCTCCCGGCTCATCGAGTGGACTGGCACCAGGTTTCGTACCATCGGATGGATTGTACTCAGTACGCTCGTCGCCACCGGAATCATCAACCTGGCCTATCGTTTTGGGTGGGCAGGATTGATCGACGGATCGATCTTCCGGGGACAGTTCGGCAGCACGCTGGGACATAAGCTGTTTTTCGTTGGTGCGATTTTTATCACCAGCGCTATTCACGATTTTTATGTCGGCCCGAAAGCCACTGAATTGTGGGAACGAGGCGAAACCGACAACGCATCCAAATATCGCAAGCGCGCCAGCATCTTCGGCCGGATAAATTTGGTTCTCGCCCTGTTTGTATTATTTTTCGCAATAATGTTAGTCAGAGGAACGCCGTGGTAG